The genomic segment ttctctccatgctttctcatcttgagattttatgaaagctctcatcctaactttccaatatggatagtttgagtcattaagcaatggaggtcgagacatcgaactaccttctgcaaagaaagacatttcacacaaaacaaaacaaacggaaaataaccacaagatctcactaagagtttagtgaaccgctctgataccaattgaaattccattttttaagattaccaacttaattattcaaattaaataattaattgttgaactgttatagaaatgtttaaacagacacaaagacagtttgaacagaaaccagatatgtttaaacagtttgtgatcagaagataaaaacgaacataaagtaaagaacacacgaatttttacgtggtatcagcaatctttgcagattgctactagtccacgaggccatgcccagagaatgaaatttattagaagaatatctaaacgattacaaaaccaaattgacttatacaaataaagactccctcttgaatttgtcgcaactgttgtaatctaaactcctaatcaaatttctgaagtgctaagatcttgaactcccttcaaatcataacacttgcacttttcctcccgaaaagtgactcacgaacaagacttctcccgaagcttgatgaacaatgtccaagtgtgttcaacctgcacaattaacacaaagaaaacaatacagaagtacactgtaataaaccactaagaacttgctggactcaagttcttcacataataaaaagtctctctaaaacttgaaaaatatttggaaaataatacaccaagagagatgataaaaaaccaacgacctaaggatgattatatactttttagaatccctttaggtcgtggaaaacaaatcagaaaccaatcagccaataaaaggaaaatcttccaaaacaggaaagtcataatctgttcaaacagactggaaatccgttcaaacagattcattgaacctggacagtttttaaaccagtttccctaaataaataagaaaactaTATATACtttatctctgcaagctgtacacgatttctggacaaaaaaatcagatcaaaaaataaaataaataccaataatttccaattcaagaaaatatattcttttataggaaattatatatttattttattaacatatgtataataatctgattataaaaAGATACATtccaacaaaacaggaaactacccattttcaaaattcaccacaaaatattacaaaacaggaaactacccatttcgaaaatactcatttaattaattttgtcaaatatgccaataaaggattttacagctgcgaccctattttcaagctcaccccataatagtTTTCACCGACTAATCATTAcgacaagttttgcaaaaaccagaagccgctggttGACTATAAAATGGGCTGTGgagttaggacagtttgatattgcATACTTACCACGAACACCAATGAAGGGCCAAGCATTGGAAACTTTTGTAGCTGAATTCGCTGATCTCCCAACATGCGAGCAGACACCAGGAACAAAAGTGCAAGGAGAAATTCCCACCTGGAAGCTGTTtattgatgggtcttccaacaaGCACAATTCCAGGGCAGGATTGATTCTTATAACActagaagggcatcaatttcaatGTGCACTTAGATTTGGCTTTATTGCCTGCAACAATGAAGTTGAATATGAAGCGCTGCTTgtaggattaagactagccaatGATGTAAATGTAAAATCACTAGAGATATACAATGATTCACAGTTGTTCGTTAATCagatcctaggagaatatcagtCCAGATGGTTGAAAAGGGTTGAGTATCTAAACAAAGCAAAAGACTTATTGGTGCAATTCAAAAAGTATACATTGCAACAAGCACCACACAACCAGAATTTCAACGTTGACGCATTGGCCAAGTTGGCAAGTTCCAAAGATTCAGATATGCTAAACATAGTACCGGTCGAACATTTATCAGCCCCCAACATTCATGTAGATGACTCCACCCTGGTTATACATGCAGCTgatacttggatgactcccattatccAATACCTCGACCAGGGAATATTTCCAACAAAAAAGAATGAATCGAAGAAACTACAAAGACAGCCCACCCGATTTATTCTAGTGGATGGAATTTTGTATCGatgaggatattctatgccctcACTACAATGTATTCCCAAAGAAAAAGCTAAAGAACTATTacgagaagtacatgaagggttttgcagagaccacgctggggggcagagtttatcaaagaagattctatgACAAGGGTACTTTTGGCCTACAATGAAGGAAGATACAACGAAAtttgtgaagaaatgcgacaattTCCAACGATTTTCAAAGATACCACGAGTAGCCCCAAATGAGTtgaaatagatgcaaagcccttggccatttgcaCACAATTAGATAGCAACCTATTCAATGATTTCTTCGAACGACATGGCATAACTAAAAGCTTCTCTTCAGTAGCCCATCtgcaagaaaatggacaagtcgaagccgtgaataaaatgATAATGGACACCCTGAAGAAAGACTCGAACAGGCGAAGGGAGCTTGGCCAAAAGAATTACTCGAAGTCCTCTGATTGTATAGAACAACATATCGAATAGGAACATGTCATACACTATTTTCCTTAACATATGGGTATGAATCCATGCTACGAGTCTTTCTACAAATAACAGCTCATCAACAAAAGGtcactcgatattttaactctaaactACGCAAGAGAAAGTTTGCTTTAGGAGAATTGGTAcatagaagagttttcctcaataCTCGCGACCAAGTTGCTGGAGTCCTTGGGCTAAattgggaaggtccatatcaaattgaagaaattattCAACTAGGAacgtataaacttgctcgcttaaacggagatctcgttcctcactatttgaatggagaacacttATGCAAGTATcatcaatgaacatttctttttaaagaatgGCTAGtattatttagtttttatttttacaagtttttgaacaagggctaTTCAGTTGTTTGGCTAGTCGCTTATAAGTATAAGATcatttgatcactcgtatagacacgaatttgtccattttttacgagATATAAATGGAACTATGTGCAACCAGTTATTCttaccaattattgtatttttttacaagtgtttgcttcatgtgttgttttgctatattttcataattatttataagaatgcgagcaataatgttcgaacaTGTACTGGTCTATGGCAAGTGACCAAGCACCTTAAACTcctcaatcacttagggggcatataagataataaggcaagcaaagcatatgaaaatatgtaaacacacaaggaaaataagggaaagcatgcaacaacaattataatatttttcagattttttagattttgcacaaaaatataaagtgttatgctatgtTCGGTCATATGAGCAGATGCTATAGTAACAATTATAATATAAAAAGAGAGATGTCTTTACTCCGCGAGAAGTACTGAGCAGATGTTATTGTAACGATTATAATATAAAAACTAGCATAAAAGTAAAACTGTCTTGGGCAGTAAATTGTCTCAACATCACAAACAGGTTGTTCGGGtgttataattacaaaataaaagagagAAATAAATTCACTGAGCAGGAAGGTCTTGATGGGGCTACTGATGATGGTTGCTCCAGTCTCGTCCTCTCAATCGATCCCTGTAGCCAAAGAAATTTCAGGAGATGCAGGGGCATTTTTCTCCTCCTCCAATCGAGCAGCACATCGAGTAAGCTCAGACTCACTTATCTACTCGGGAAGATAGGTGAAGGTTGCACCTTGAAACCTCTTCAAGTTGCTCTCATTAATCTCCTCGAGCTGTTTCACCTTGTCCTTTAGCTCATTCACCTCCTTCTGACTCGCGACCAGGTCTTCTTGACGCTTGACCACCTCATCGTGGTTAGGCTTGGATACAcccttgtatttttcttttaaagcTATGGTCTTGTCCAAGTCCTCCTTGGTCTTTTTTAGCTCCTCATTGAGGACCTTGATTTGATCC from the Humulus lupulus chromosome X, drHumLupu1.1, whole genome shotgun sequence genome contains:
- the LOC133806775 gene encoding uncharacterized protein LOC133806775, whose protein sequence is MKGQALETFVAEFADLPTCEQTPGTKVQGEIPTWKLFIDGSSNKHNSRAGLILITLEGHQFQCALRFGFIACNNEVEYEALLVGLRLANDVNVKSLEIYNDSQLFVNQILGEYQSRWLKRVEYLNKAKDLLVQFKKYTLQQAPHNQNFNVDALAKLASSKDSDMLNIVPVEHLSAPNIHVDDSTLVIHAADTWMTPIIQYLDQGIFPTKKNESKKLQRQPTRFILVDGILYR